One Streptomyces sp. RPA4-2 genomic window carries:
- a CDS encoding DUF1453 family protein has protein sequence MSGLVNALVIVAVVVLVVARQFRTRRVSTDRRWWIVPAVLAVIALREPGLIDAHHRTEAILLIGAEVVIGLAVGAAWAWTTRMWAEPDGTVWSRSTKAGAAVWGVGIALRLGLFGVGALLGVRQDSSALLLALAATLLVRSGLLLWRSQSLRPAVGKDAAYGGGVPQAAWKERV, from the coding sequence ATGTCCGGGCTCGTCAACGCCTTGGTGATCGTCGCCGTTGTTGTTCTGGTCGTCGCACGCCAATTCCGTACGCGCAGGGTGAGCACGGACAGGCGCTGGTGGATCGTGCCGGCCGTGCTGGCCGTGATCGCTCTGCGTGAGCCGGGCCTCATCGACGCCCATCACCGGACCGAGGCGATCCTGCTCATCGGGGCCGAGGTCGTCATCGGGCTGGCCGTCGGAGCCGCCTGGGCGTGGACCACCCGGATGTGGGCGGAGCCGGACGGCACGGTCTGGAGCAGGAGCACCAAGGCCGGCGCGGCCGTCTGGGGCGTGGGCATAGCCCTGCGGCTGGGGCTCTTCGGCGTCGGTGCGCTGCTGGGCGTGCGGCAGGACAGCTCCGCCCTGCTGCTCGCGCTCGCGGCCACCCTGCTGGTCCGCTCCGGGCTCCTGCTCTGGCGGTCGCAGTCCCTGCGCCCGGCGGTCGGGAAGGACGCGGCGTACGGTGGCGGCGTGCCCCAGGCCGCGTGGAAGGAGCGCGTGTGA
- a CDS encoding sensor histidine kinase, giving the protein MTEHSWTRWPSREALSRAGVTKARRGLARTTRLFALGVLLWTTFTNSDLSGWGTAAAALGVIVCGVAAWAFWQTTLQHRLLPSVGLLALLLAIATVAASTGFRIPALVLWCACGISAIERLPLAAALPVTTVALGAYSAVNNDIWLTTVATAVGLVLAGYVLRLDAEARGSAQRLLAQERAARAAEAEAAALAERGRIAREIHDVLAHSLSAQMVHLEAARLLIERGADRATILERVVAARGMAREGLAETRQALSALRGEMSPVEEFLGELVATSDGADVTVTGERRPMPAEASQAVRRVAQEALTNVRKHAPGAKVDVRLEYGEHEVTLAVRDSGGAPGELGAAGAGYGLLGMRERAELLGGSLEAGPDEEGFVVTLKVPV; this is encoded by the coding sequence GTGACCGAGCATTCCTGGACCCGCTGGCCCTCCCGCGAGGCGCTCTCCCGAGCGGGAGTGACCAAGGCCAGGCGCGGGCTCGCCCGGACGACGCGACTCTTCGCCCTGGGCGTGCTCCTGTGGACGACCTTCACGAACAGCGATCTCAGCGGATGGGGCACCGCCGCGGCGGCGCTGGGGGTGATCGTCTGCGGCGTCGCCGCCTGGGCGTTCTGGCAGACCACGCTCCAGCACCGGCTGCTGCCCTCCGTGGGGCTGCTCGCGCTGCTGCTCGCGATCGCGACGGTGGCGGCGAGCACGGGATTCAGGATTCCGGCGCTCGTGCTGTGGTGCGCGTGCGGGATCAGCGCCATCGAGAGGCTGCCCCTGGCGGCGGCACTGCCCGTCACCACGGTGGCGCTGGGCGCCTACTCGGCGGTCAACAACGACATCTGGCTGACCACGGTGGCCACCGCCGTCGGGCTCGTCCTGGCGGGATACGTACTGCGCCTCGACGCGGAGGCGCGGGGCAGTGCCCAGCGCCTCCTCGCCCAGGAGCGCGCGGCACGTGCGGCCGAGGCCGAGGCGGCGGCGCTCGCGGAGCGCGGCAGGATCGCACGGGAGATCCACGACGTGCTGGCACACAGCCTCTCGGCGCAGATGGTGCACCTCGAGGCGGCCCGGCTGCTGATCGAGCGAGGCGCCGACCGGGCGACGATCCTCGAACGCGTCGTGGCGGCGCGCGGGATGGCCAGGGAAGGGCTCGCCGAGACCCGGCAGGCGCTCTCCGCGCTACGGGGCGAGATGTCCCCGGTGGAGGAATTCCTGGGTGAACTGGTCGCCACGTCCGACGGGGCGGACGTCACCGTCACAGGTGAACGCCGGCCGATGCCGGCCGAGGCCTCGCAGGCGGTGCGCAGGGTGGCGCAGGAGGCCCTGACGAACGTCCGCAAGCACGCGCCGGGCGCCAAGGTCGACGTCCGGCTGGAGTACGGCGAACACGAAGTGACGCTGGCCGTACGGGACTCGGGGGGAGCGCCGGGGGAGCTCGGCGCCGCCGGCGCCGGGTACGGTCTGCTGGGCATGCGGGAGCGTGCCGAACTGTTGGGCGGCTCGTTGGAGGCCGGGCCGGACGAGGAGGGCTTCGTGGTCACGCTGAAGGTGCCCGTATGA
- a CDS encoding response regulator transcription factor produces MTAEETGRAARVVVADDQTVVREGIVMLLGLLPGIEVVGAAGDGEEAVALVAELAPDVVLMDLRMPRCDGVEATRRIRAEHPGTQVVVLTTYADDESLFPALRAGARGYLTKDAGGDEIVRAVESVLSGNAGLSPSVQRRLLERLSQPEPPSAAPVTPPDGLTARETEVLLLIAEGLTNQEIARKLHVSTATVKTHINNLFAKTGLKDRAQAVRYAYGKGLVRPPVN; encoded by the coding sequence ATGACGGCGGAGGAGACCGGAAGGGCGGCTCGGGTCGTGGTGGCGGACGACCAGACGGTGGTGCGCGAGGGCATCGTGATGCTGCTGGGCCTGCTGCCGGGGATCGAGGTGGTGGGTGCGGCCGGGGACGGGGAGGAGGCCGTGGCGCTCGTCGCCGAACTCGCCCCGGACGTCGTGCTGATGGACCTGCGCATGCCTCGCTGCGACGGCGTGGAGGCGACCCGGCGCATCCGCGCCGAGCATCCGGGGACCCAGGTGGTCGTGCTCACCACGTACGCGGACGACGAGTCGCTGTTTCCGGCGCTCAGGGCCGGGGCCCGCGGATATCTCACCAAGGACGCGGGTGGTGACGAGATCGTGCGCGCCGTGGAGAGCGTGCTGTCCGGGAACGCGGGACTCTCACCGAGTGTCCAACGCCGCTTGCTGGAGCGGCTGTCGCAGCCGGAACCGCCGTCGGCCGCGCCCGTGACGCCGCCCGACGGGCTCACCGCGCGCGAGACCGAGGTGCTGCTGCTGATCGCCGAGGGGCTCACCAACCAGGAGATCGCCCGCAAGTTGCATGTGTCCACCGCCACGGTGAAGACCCACATCAACAATCTCTTCGCCAAGACGGGACTCAAGGACCGTGCCCAAGCGGTGCGTTATGCCTATGGGAAAGGTCTCGTCCGGCCACCGGTGAATTGA
- a CDS encoding DUF485 domain-containing protein — MEKHDGRDTGEVRFDDPWYDALASGWGELDGTGAPAPVVPPARQGQGGRLGGTAEVYLKVQRSAAFQEVRGRYRRFVIPAFAVFFTWYVGYVVTATAAPGFMARSVAGAVNVGMVAGLGQFLTTFLLTWAYARHARLRRDRAALELRWDTQELTRSVRGAER, encoded by the coding sequence GTGGAGAAGCACGACGGCCGCGACACGGGGGAGGTCCGGTTCGACGACCCCTGGTATGACGCGCTCGCCTCCGGCTGGGGCGAGTTGGACGGCACGGGGGCGCCCGCGCCCGTCGTCCCGCCCGCGCGCCAGGGGCAGGGAGGCCGCTTGGGCGGCACGGCCGAGGTCTATCTGAAGGTGCAGCGCAGTGCGGCCTTCCAGGAGGTGCGTGGGCGGTACCGGAGGTTCGTGATCCCGGCCTTCGCCGTGTTCTTCACCTGGTACGTCGGCTACGTGGTGACCGCGACGGCAGCGCCCGGGTTCATGGCCCGGTCGGTCGCGGGCGCGGTCAATGTGGGCATGGTGGCGGGGCTCGGGCAGTTCCTCACCACATTCCTGCTCACCTGGGCGTACGCGCGGCACGCGCGGCTGCGCCGGGACCGGGCGGCACTCGAACTCCGCTGGGACACCCAGGAATTGACGCGGAGCGTCAGAGGAGCCGAGCGGTGA
- a CDS encoding cation acetate symporter, with protein sequence MTGNHQTLALLLFSAFVAVTLAITTWVSRNRHGSAEEFYAGGRLFSSMENGFAISGDYMSAASFLGVTGLIALYGYDGLLYVVGFFVAWLVVLFLVAELVRNCGRFTLADVVAARMSERPVRIAAGTASVTVSVLYLVAQMVGAGSLVALLLGGTSDAARNWTVIGVGALMVIYVSLGGMRATTWIQIVKAVLLMGGAVALTVLVLVRFHGDFNQLLLSAAGRSGHGDAFLVPGLKYGGDWTARLDFISLGLALVLGTAGLPHILSRFYTVPTARAARRSVVWAIGLIGGFYLMTIVLGFGAAAIVGPKAVRESNAAGNTAVPLLALDLGGGPDSTGGTVLFAVVAAIAFATILAVVAGITLASSASVAHDLYASLRRRHAKVRSEVAVARAAAVGIGVVAIGLGLVARDLNVAFLVGLAFAVAASANLPVLLYSLFWRSFTTRGAVWAVYGGLVPALVLVLLSPVVSGSPDSLFPGVDFQYFPLQNPGLVSIPLGFLAGWLGTVTSVEPPDEAKHAETEVRSLTGAGAV encoded by the coding sequence GTGACCGGCAACCATCAGACGCTGGCGCTGCTGCTGTTCAGCGCATTCGTGGCGGTGACTCTGGCGATCACTACATGGGTGAGCCGCAACCGGCACGGTTCGGCCGAGGAGTTCTACGCCGGAGGGCGACTGTTCTCATCAATGGAGAATGGTTTTGCCATTTCTGGTGACTATATGTCGGCGGCGTCCTTCCTCGGGGTCACGGGACTCATCGCGCTGTACGGCTACGACGGCCTGCTGTACGTCGTGGGATTCTTCGTCGCCTGGCTCGTCGTTCTGTTCCTCGTCGCCGAACTGGTGCGCAACTGCGGGCGGTTCACCCTCGCCGACGTGGTCGCGGCGCGGATGAGCGAGCGACCCGTGCGGATCGCGGCGGGAACGGCCTCGGTGACGGTGTCCGTTCTGTATCTGGTGGCACAGATGGTGGGCGCGGGCAGCCTGGTCGCGCTGCTGCTGGGAGGTACGAGCGACGCGGCGCGGAACTGGACGGTGATCGGCGTCGGCGCGCTCATGGTGATCTATGTGTCGCTGGGCGGGATGCGAGCCACCACGTGGATCCAGATCGTCAAGGCGGTCCTGCTGATGGGCGGCGCCGTCGCGCTGACCGTGCTCGTCCTGGTGCGCTTCCACGGGGACTTCAACCAGTTGCTGCTTTCGGCCGCCGGGCGCAGTGGGCACGGCGACGCGTTCCTCGTGCCCGGCCTGAAGTACGGCGGGGACTGGACGGCGCGTCTCGACTTCATCAGCCTGGGCCTCGCGCTGGTGCTCGGCACGGCCGGTCTGCCGCACATCCTCTCGCGCTTCTACACCGTGCCGACCGCGCGAGCCGCACGGCGCTCGGTGGTCTGGGCGATCGGACTCATCGGGGGCTTCTACCTGATGACGATCGTGCTGGGCTTCGGCGCGGCGGCGATCGTCGGACCGAAGGCCGTGAGGGAGTCGAACGCGGCGGGCAACACGGCGGTTCCGCTGCTCGCGCTCGACCTGGGCGGCGGCCCCGATTCGACAGGCGGAACGGTGCTGTTCGCGGTCGTCGCGGCCATCGCCTTCGCCACGATCCTCGCGGTCGTCGCCGGCATCACGCTGGCGTCCTCTGCGTCCGTGGCCCACGACCTGTACGCCTCACTGCGACGTCGGCACGCGAAGGTACGCAGCGAGGTCGCGGTGGCGCGTGCGGCGGCGGTGGGCATCGGAGTCGTCGCGATCGGGCTCGGGCTGGTGGCCCGCGACCTGAACGTGGCGTTCCTGGTGGGCCTCGCCTTCGCCGTCGCCGCGTCCGCGAACCTGCCGGTGTTGCTGTACTCGTTGTTCTGGCGGAGCTTCACGACCCGTGGCGCGGTGTGGGCCGTATACGGCGGGCTGGTGCCCGCGTTGGTGCTCGTGCTGCTGTCGCCGGTGGTGTCGGGCAGCCCCGACTCCCTGTTCCCGGGCGTGGACTTCCAGTACTTCCCGCTGCAGAACCCCGGCCTGGTGTCGATCCCGCTCGGCTTCCTCGCGGGCTGGCTGGGGACGGTCACCTCGGTGGAGCCGCCGGACGAGGCCAAACACGCGGAGACCGAGGTGCGGTCGCTGACGGGTGCCGGGGCGGTCTGA
- a CDS encoding response regulator: MIDVLVVDDDFRVAEINAKYVGKVPGFRVAARAHSAAQALAAVERAPVDLVLLDHYLPDQTGLELVHHMRERGHGTDVIMITAASDVVTVRAAMRLGALHYLVKPFTFAALRTRLDSYAALRRTVDRVGGRGVAGQEQVDRIFGALRTAPIPASPGLPRGHSEPTTDLICGVLHRANQPLSAHEVAAETGLSRSTAQRYLRHLEQAGRLRLSLKYGDTGRPEHRYAWVAP; the protein is encoded by the coding sequence ATGATTGACGTCCTGGTCGTGGACGACGACTTCCGCGTCGCTGAGATCAACGCGAAGTACGTGGGGAAGGTTCCCGGATTCCGGGTGGCCGCCCGCGCGCACAGCGCTGCCCAGGCCCTGGCCGCCGTGGAGCGCGCGCCCGTCGACCTGGTCCTGCTCGACCACTATCTGCCCGACCAGACGGGCCTCGAACTCGTCCACCACATGCGTGAACGGGGTCACGGCACCGACGTCATCATGATCACCGCGGCGAGCGACGTGGTGACCGTGCGGGCCGCGATGCGTCTGGGCGCCCTGCACTATCTGGTCAAACCGTTCACCTTCGCCGCACTGCGCACCCGCCTCGACTCGTACGCGGCCCTGCGGCGCACCGTCGACCGGGTGGGTGGGCGCGGCGTCGCGGGTCAGGAGCAGGTCGACCGGATCTTCGGTGCCCTGCGCACCGCGCCCATACCGGCGTCACCGGGGCTGCCCAGAGGCCACTCCGAGCCCACCACCGACCTGATCTGCGGTGTGCTGCACCGTGCGAACCAACCGCTGTCCGCCCACGAGGTGGCGGCCGAGACGGGCCTCAGCCGCTCCACCGCCCAGCGGTACCTGCGCCACCTCGAACAGGCGGGACGCCTGCGCCTGTCCCTCAAGTACGGCGACACCGGACGCCCCGAGCATCGGTACGCGTGGGTGGCGCCCTGA
- a CDS encoding ABC transporter ATP-binding protein — protein sequence MSADTSPAIELRGASKIFKTPSGGLHTAVRELDLTIGRGEFVAVVGPTGCGKSTTLTLVSGLEEPTEGEVMVAGAPVEGVGDKVGFVFQQDATFPWRTVLSNVMAGPRFRGVPKAEAKKRAREWLARVGLAAFEDRYPHQLSGGQRKRVALAATFVNDPEILLMDEPFSALDVQTRALMSDELLELWEGTGASVVFVTHDLEESIALADKVVVMTAGPATVKQIFDIDLPRPRKVEAVRLEPRFIEIYREIWQSLGEEVRITRERGAADVA from the coding sequence ATGAGCGCAGACACCAGCCCCGCCATAGAGCTACGGGGCGCGAGCAAGATCTTCAAGACCCCGTCAGGCGGCCTGCACACGGCAGTCAGGGAGCTGGACCTGACGATCGGCCGTGGCGAGTTCGTCGCCGTCGTCGGCCCCACGGGCTGTGGGAAGTCGACCACGCTGACCCTGGTGAGCGGCCTCGAGGAGCCCACCGAGGGCGAGGTCATGGTGGCGGGTGCGCCGGTCGAGGGTGTCGGTGACAAGGTCGGTTTCGTCTTCCAGCAGGACGCCACCTTCCCGTGGCGTACGGTCCTGTCGAACGTCATGGCGGGCCCACGGTTTCGTGGGGTGCCCAAGGCGGAGGCGAAGAAGCGGGCCCGCGAGTGGCTGGCCAGGGTCGGGCTCGCGGCCTTCGAGGACCGCTATCCGCACCAGCTCTCCGGCGGTCAGCGCAAGCGGGTCGCGCTCGCCGCGACCTTCGTCAACGACCCCGAGATCCTGCTGATGGACGAGCCCTTCTCGGCGCTCGACGTGCAGACCAGGGCCCTGATGTCGGACGAACTGCTGGAGTTGTGGGAGGGCACGGGCGCCTCGGTCGTCTTCGTCACCCACGACCTGGAGGAGTCCATCGCGCTCGCCGACAAGGTCGTCGTGATGACGGCGGGCCCGGCCACCGTGAAGCAGATCTTCGACATCGATCTGCCGCGGCCCCGCAAGGTCGAAGCCGTACGTCTGGAGCCGCGGTTCATCGAGATCTACCGCGAGATCTGGCAGTCGCTCGGCGAAGAGGTCCGCATCACGCGTGAGAGGGGTGCGGCCGATGTCGCCTGA
- a CDS encoding ABC transporter permease: protein MSPDVMPEAVVAPADREPVKPGRAHSRARAARRRRMIVAAARTVLLVAALGLWEVFARAEIIDPFNFSMPSKIWDQIYTWTAHGTALGSLGEQIWFTLHEALLGWVIGVVSGVVFGIALGRVTFLADVLGPYIKVLNSIPRIVLAPIFVIWFGLGPASKVASAVVLVFFPVFFNAFQGAREVDRNLVANARILGASDRRVTLQVVIPSATSWIFTSLHVSFGFALIGAIVGEYIGATKGIGLLVAQSQGTFNAAGVYAAMVILAVVALLAEGLLTFAERRIFRWKPSDSES, encoded by the coding sequence ATGTCGCCTGACGTCATGCCCGAGGCCGTCGTCGCGCCGGCCGACCGTGAACCCGTCAAGCCGGGACGCGCCCACTCACGGGCCCGAGCCGCCCGCCGACGCCGGATGATCGTCGCCGCCGCCCGTACGGTGCTTCTGGTCGCCGCGCTCGGTCTGTGGGAGGTGTTCGCACGGGCCGAGATCATCGACCCGTTCAACTTCTCCATGCCGTCGAAGATCTGGGACCAGATCTACACCTGGACCGCCCACGGGACCGCACTCGGTTCGCTCGGCGAGCAGATCTGGTTCACGCTCCACGAGGCGCTGCTCGGCTGGGTCATCGGCGTGGTGTCCGGCGTGGTCTTCGGCATCGCGCTGGGACGCGTCACCTTCCTCGCCGATGTCCTTGGTCCGTACATCAAGGTGCTCAACTCCATACCGCGGATCGTGCTGGCCCCGATCTTCGTGATCTGGTTCGGGCTCGGCCCCGCCTCCAAGGTCGCCTCCGCGGTGGTCCTGGTGTTCTTCCCGGTCTTCTTCAACGCGTTCCAGGGTGCCCGTGAGGTCGACCGCAACCTCGTCGCCAACGCCCGGATCCTCGGCGCGAGCGACCGACGGGTGACGCTTCAGGTCGTCATTCCGTCCGCCACCTCGTGGATCTTCACCAGCCTCCACGTCAGCTTCGGCTTCGCCCTCATCGGCGCGATCGTCGGGGAGTACATCGGCGCCACCAAGGGCATCGGCCTGCTCGTCGCGCAGTCGCAGGGCACCTTCAACGCGGCCGGTGTGTACGCCGCGATGGTCATCCTCGCCGTGGTCGCGCTGCTGGCCGAGGGACTGCTCACCTTCGCCGAACGCCGCATCTTCCGCTGGAAGCCGTCGGACTCCGAGAGCTGA